A single region of the Triticum dicoccoides isolate Atlit2015 ecotype Zavitan chromosome 2B, WEW_v2.0, whole genome shotgun sequence genome encodes:
- the LOC119363349 gene encoding cytochrome b6-f complex iron-sulfur subunit, chloroplastic, with product MASTALSTASNPTQLCRTRASSLCKPVKGLGFGRERVPRNITCMAGSISADRVPDMSKRELMNLLLLGAISLPTFGMLVPYGSFLVPAGSGSNAGGVAAKDKLGNDILVEDWLKTHGPNDRTLAQGLKGDPTYLVVESDKTLATYGINAVCTHLGCVVPWNAAENKFLCPCHGSQYNNQGKVVRGPAPLSLALVHADVDDGKVVFVPWVETDFRTGDNPWWK from the exons ATGGCCTCCACCGCGCTCTCCACCGCCTCCAACCCTACCCAG CTCTGCCGGACCCGCGCAAGCTCGCTGTGCAAGCCCGTCAAGGGCCTGGGCTTCGGCCGGGAGCGCGTCCCGAGGAACATCACCTGCATGGCCGGCAGCATCTCCGCGGACCGCGTGCCGGACATGAGCAAGAGGGAGCTGATGAACCTGCTCCTGCTGGGCGCCATCTCGCTCCCCACCTTCGGCATGCTCGTCCCCTACGGCTCCTTCCTCGTCCCGGCCGGCTCCGGGAGCAACGCCGGAGGGGTCGCCGCCAAGGACAAGCTCGGCAACGACATCCTCGTCGAGGACTGGCTCAAGACGCACGGCCCCAACGACCGCACGCTCGCCCAGGGGCTCAAG GGTGATCCTACCTACCTTGTGGTGGAGTCCGACAAGACCCTCGCCACCTACGGGATCAACGCCGTGTGCACGCATCTTGGATGCGTCGTGCCGTGGAACGCCGCCGAGAACAAGTTCCTCTGCCCCTGCCATGGATCCCAGTACAACAACCAGGGCAAGGTTGTCCGTGGGCCTGCACCTCTG TCGCTGGCCCTTGTTCACGCCGACGTCGACGACGGCAAGGTCGTCTTCGTGCCGTGGGTGGAGACCGACTTCAGGACCGGCGACAACCCGTGGTGGAAATAA
- the LOC119363348 gene encoding uncharacterized protein LOC119363348, translated as MTSSSSHHHDASSATSTPRAGAGSTASSNGNGNGSGNGGGAGYHHPPPPRAQAQPHGAACVRLMCSFGGRILPRPGDHRLRYVGGETRIVSVPRTTSHAVLFAALAKLAPALFVPGEPTPALRYQLPHDDLDALISVSSDDDVDNLMEELDRVHSLAATAIKPPRLRLFLFAASPDHSPAGAFGSVLSGVGDASSDQWFVDQLNAPPPGSIERGRSEASSIVSEVPDYLFGFDTTSEEPSPGAGAQPKSDAEVAQGDDDDDAPAPVLGAPLVPYVPESAPWPAPPPPYMAQPVFYVPVRPVHYLNAAGHGGYMPGPVYHIVGGGRNEGPGDLYSSGGVGGVYGVPRSMPPFRQVMYAPPPATEAYSVEGKPPEGESHSP; from the coding sequence ATGACGTCATCGTCGTCGCACCACCACGACGCCTCCTCGGCCACCTCCACCCCCCGCGCCGGGGCCGGCAGCACCGCCAGCAGCAACGGCAACGGCAACGGCAGCGGCAACGGCGGTGGCGCCGGCTACCACCACCCGCCTCCTCCGCGGGCGCAGGCGCAGCCGCACGGGGCCGCGTGCGTGCGCCTCATGTGCAGCTTCGGCGGCCGCATCCTGCCGCGCCCGGGCGACCACCGGCTCCGCTACGTCGGCGGCGAGACCCGCATCGTCTCCGTCCCGCGCACCACCTCCCACGCCGTCCTCTTCGCCGCGCTCGCCAAGCTCGCCCCCGCGCTCTTcgtccccggcgagcccaccccggcGCTCAGGTACCAGCTCCCGCACGACGACCTCGACGCGCTCATCTCCGTCTCCTCCGACGACGACGTCGACAACCTCATGGAGGAGCTCGACCGCGTCCACAgcctcgccgccaccgccatcAAGCCGCCCCGCCTgcgcctcttcctcttcgccgcctcgccggaccacTCCCCCGCGGGCGCGTTCGGCTCCGTGCTCTCCGGTGTCGGCGACGCCTCCTCCGACCAGTGGTTCGTCGACCAGCTCAACGCCCCCCCGCCGGGTTCCATCGAGCGCGGCCGATCCGAGGCCTCGTCGATCGTCTCGGAGGTCCCGGACTACCTCTTCGGCTTCGACACGACCTCCGAGGAGCCCAGCCCCGGCGCGGGTGCGCAGCCCAAGTCTGACGCGGAGGTGGCGcaaggcgacgacgacgacgacgcgccggctCCCGTGCTGGGCGCTCCTCTGGTGCCATACGTCCCGGAGAGCGCCCCGTGGCCGGCCCCGCCTCCACCGTACATGGCGCAGCCGGTGTTCTACGTGCCCGTGCGCCCGGTCCATTACCTCAACGCGGCTGGACACGGCGGCTACATGCCCGGGCCGGTTTACCACATTGTCGGTGGAGGGAGAAACGAAGGCCCGGGAGATCTCTACTCGTCTGGGGGCGTCGGTGGCGTCTACGGCGTCCCCCGCTCCATGCCGCCATTCCGTCAGGTGATGTACGCGCCGCCACCCGCCACGGAAGCCTACTCGGTGGAGGGGAAGCCGCCGGAAGGTGAGTCCCACTCTCCGTAG